CCCAATACTTTTTGCAACCGACAGCGCAGAGCCAAACGCAGGCGAATCACCCACGGTAACCGAACAATTTTGCTCTAACAGAACTTCACATACAGCTTCAACAACAGTTGGATTTGTACAACAAAGTCCCGTGCTATCTGCTTTAAGAAAATTCGGTTTAACAAGTACTTTTGTTCCAGCTGATGGAAAAAACTGTATGCCCTGCAAACAATTTCGCACAGCCTTCAATACAATCTCGTATTCGTATTCCGCACAATGAGCCAACGTAACCGGAATTAAGCCGGTCATCTGCTGTTCTGCTTTAGTCAATCACAACCTCGCACTGTACTAAAAATCATACTACTGATTAGCCGTAGCCCACAAAGCACTCCATTAGGATAGAGCATACATATTATTACTCTCCCCTGCCCCCCTTTGTCATCAAAAAAGCACTTACTTCCTTTTAGTTGCCTTCAAACTCATTTCGGAAGCAAATTGACTATTTCACTTTTCTCGCAATTACCGCGATCTCAGGTGATTCAGAAGAAAAAGGTGAGCCTGCAACATCAGAATAGAATTCTTCGACGATAAATCCGTTTTCTTCAAACTCGTTCTTTAACAACTCTTGATTGAAGTATTGAAGCCAATTGTAGACAACACGGCATCTCGTTTCTTCGAGTATTGTGTATTTATCTAAGGTAATTTTCTCGTTGGTATATTTAAACGTGTTCAGGAATGCATAATATTTTTCAGGCGACCAAAAATGATCGTACTGATTTAGCTCATATGTTGTAATTTCCTCTTTTTTATCGAACTCAGTTAAGGAATACACATCTAGTAACACTGCTCCGTCAGGCTTCAACTGCTCACGAAACGTAGCAAGTAACGTTTTCCTTTGGACAGGACTCAATGCACAGTAATCACAGAAAATCATCATGATGAGATCGAACCTTTTTTTCGTTTCAAACTCTAGATAATTTTTCCGGATATACTCAATATTCAGATCTTTTTTATCCGCAACCATTCTAGCATGTGCGATTGATCTCTTTGAAAAGTCAATTCCTGTAACATCAGCGCCATTCTCAGCAAGCAAGGTTGTATACAAACCCGGCCCGCACCCAAAATCAGCAATACTTGTGCCCATATTTATTCCAAAATGAGACACTATCCATTGCACAGAGCGGACAATAAAATCTTTGTTTCGGGACGACAGGTCAACAGAATCGTTTAAGTGGCATTCAAGCATTTTCATCGACGTATGCTCATCAGTCCACAACTCTTCCGCTGTATAGAACTCAAACGGTTCAGGCTTGTTATTAATGTCTTCCAAAAGTTGATATAGATGCGACTGTGCTTCACTACTTTTTGACATGCTACTCTCCAGTACTCTCGATCAAAAAACTAAAATTTTTTGTGACTGACATTATAACTGTAAGATCAT
The DNA window shown above is from Halodesulfovibrio sp. and carries:
- a CDS encoding class I SAM-dependent methyltransferase, which produces MSKSSEAQSHLYQLLEDINNKPEPFEFYTAEELWTDEHTSMKMLECHLNDSVDLSSRNKDFIVRSVQWIVSHFGINMGTSIADFGCGPGLYTTLLAENGADVTGIDFSKRSIAHARMVADKKDLNIEYIRKNYLEFETKKRFDLIMMIFCDYCALSPVQRKTLLATFREQLKPDGAVLLDVYSLTEFDKKEEITTYELNQYDHFWSPEKYYAFLNTFKYTNEKITLDKYTILEETRCRVVYNWLQYFNQELLKNEFEENGFIVEEFYSDVAGSPFSSESPEIAVIARKVK